In Solanum pennellii chromosome 3, SPENNV200, a single window of DNA contains:
- the LOC107013841 gene encoding uncharacterized protein LOC107013841, producing MMSIFSSFDALSAEILGQKVNHSWAPPTSDNKQQRGAGVGPIVSDRNIAVSVSPPSTSVTSKLNKTEEAPPPSSSSKSPSRPRRRKFAPELDGVYCFETIPPY from the coding sequence ATGATGTCAATTTTCAGTTCTTTTGATGCTCTCTCCGCTGAAATTTTGGGCCAAAAAGTGAACCACTCTTGGGCACCGCCCACTTCTGACAACAAACAACAACGAGGTGCAGGTGTGGGCCCTATCGTATCCGATCGCAACATCGCCGTTTCTGTTTCTCCACCGTCTACTTCCGTAACCAGTAAACTGAACAAGACGGAAGAGGCGCCGCCGCCGTCATCATCTTCAAAATCTCCGTCGCGCCCACGGAGGCGAAAGTTTGCACCGGAATTGGATGGAGTCTACTGTTTTGAAACAATTCCTCcgtattga